One genomic segment of Erythrolamprus reginae isolate rEryReg1 chromosome 2, rEryReg1.hap1, whole genome shotgun sequence includes these proteins:
- the PTGER1 gene encoding prostaglandin E2 receptor EP1 subtype — translation MFAMHPPNASQAPAIHLVNSSSSGLTELVKTPPSASSPAAPIFSMTLGAVSNIMALVILVQSYARFRRRSKATFLLFASSLVITDLAGHVIPGSFVLQLYATRRNWAAMDPSTALCKFFGASMVFFGLCPLFLGFMMAVERCIGITRPLLHSAMVTPGRTKLSLVGLWGVALAIALLPLCNFGKYVIQTPNTWCFIKVQEAEEWSDIAFALLFSLLGLVSLVASLICNTFSGLILVRARLRGQRKCGRRRAKAHDIEMVVQLVGIMVVSCICWSPLLVIVILSASNFHKTLNYGHLLFLGVRLASWNQILDPWVYILLRRAVLRKLLALFLRRPDLKTANFDRWEASSFQSSDRSVAPGRI, via the exons ATGTTTGCTATGCACCCTCCCAATGCTTCTCAAGCACCTGCCATTCACCTAGTGAACAGTTCCTCCTCGGGTCTTACAGAGCTGGTGAAGACTCCACCAAGTGCTTCTTCTCCCGCTGCCCCCATCTTCTCAATGACCTTGGGGGCTGTCTCTAATATTATGGCCTTAGTAATCCTCGTGCAGTCCTACGCCCGCTTCCGGCGTCGTTCCAAGGCCACGTTCCTGCTGTTTGCCAGCAGCTTGGTTATCACAGACCTAGCGGGCCATGTCATCCCAGGCTCCTTCGTGTTGCAACTATATGCCACACGGCGCAATTGGGCAGCCATGGATCCTTCTACAGCGCTCTGCAAGTTCTTCGGCGCTTCCATGGTGTTCTTTGGACTCTGCCCTCTCTTTCTGGGCTTCATGATGGCCGTGGAGCGCTGCATTGGAATCACTCGTCCTCTGCTCCACAGTGCAATGGTCACGCCAGGCCGAACGAAGCTTTCCTTGGTGGGACTGTGGGGCGTCGCTCTTGCCATTGCCCTCTTGCCTCTCTGCAATTTTGGGAAATACGTTATACAGACCCCCAACACTTGGTGTTTTATCAAGGTGCAAGAGGCAGAAGAATGGTCAGATATAGCTTTTGCCCTGCTCTTCTCCCTTTTGGGGTTGGTCTCTCTGGTGGCCTCTCTCATCTGCAATACATTCAGTGGACTCATCCTGGTGCGAGCTCGCCTCCGGGGTCAGCGCAAATGCGGTCGGCGGAGAGCCAAAGCTCATGACATTGAAATGGTCGTACAGCTTGTGGGCATCATGGTGGTCTCCTGTATTTGTTGGAGTCCATTATTG GTCATTGTCATCTTATCAGCAAGCAACTTCCATAAAACTTTGAATTACGGTCATCTGCTGTTCCTTGGTGTGCGCTTGGCCTCCTGGAACCAGATCCTGGACCCATGGGTATATATATTGCTGCGACGCGCAGTACTGCGCAAGCTCCTGGCTCTATTTCTAAGGCGCCCCGACCTCAAAACAGCAAACTTTGACCGCTGGGAGGCCAGCTCCTTCCAGAGCTCTGACCGCAGTGTTGCTCCTGGTCGCATCTAG